The Acidovorax sp. RAC01 genomic sequence GCCACCACCATGGCCACATGGTCGCCCACATAGCGCACCTTGCCCTGCGCCAGGATGGGGTGCGGCGGCTCCTTCATGGGCTCGCCGTTGGTGCTGGTGATGAGCCAGCCGCAGGGCAGGCCGTTGATGCTGTCGGCCGCCACATCAGCGCCCACAAACACGCCCAGCACGCCGGGCGCAGCCTTGGCCGCATCGATGTTGATGCTGTTGATCCTGGCGTGCGCGTGCGGCGAGCGCACGAACACGGCGTGGCTTTGCGCTGCCAGCACCACGTCGTCGGTGTACTGGCCGGCGCCGGTCAGAAAGCGGTAGTCTTCCTTGCGGCGAACGGACTCGCCGATGTGCGGAAGGTTCGAGAAATCGGATGCACCCATGGTCGTGTCTCCTTGGCGTTGTTGGTGGCGTACGCTCAGGCCGAGGCGGCCATGGCTTTCTGGCCCTGCTGCACGGCGCGGACGATGTTCTGGTAGCCGGTGCAGCGGCAGATGTTGCCTTCCAGCAGCTCGCGAATCTCGCCTTCGGAGGCAGACGGGTGGTTCTTGCACAGGTCCACCGCGCTCATCACCATGCCGGGGGTGCAGAAGCCGCACTGCAGGCCGTGGCATTCCTTGAACGCTGCCTGCATGGGGTGCATGGTGCCGTCGGGCGCGGCCAGGCCTTCGATGGTCTGCACGTCTGCGCCCTGCGCCTGCACCGCCAGCATTGCGCACGATTTGACCGCGCGGCCGTTGACATGCACCGTGCACGCGCCGCACTGGCTGGTGTCGCAACCCACGTGGGTGCCCGTCAGCTGCAGGTGTTCCCGCAGGGCATGTACGAGCAGGGTGTTGGGAGGTACGTCAACACTGGCAGCGCGCCCGTTGACCGTGAACTGGACTTGCATCTGGCTGTCTCCTGGAATGGTTTTGGCTGGACTTGCACATCGAATCTTGTGCCCCGTCGTTTTCGCCATCCCTAGGGACAACCCTGAATTCACCCCGACCTGCGCCGGATATTCTCAAATTGAAACATGTTGCGCTGCACACCGGCGCATCATGCATCCCGGTTCCCGCCCGTTCCCAATCCAAGCAATTCCAGGGGGTCTGATGCAGTTTGCTGCGCCGCCGTCGCCTGTCGACCGCCATGCGCTCATCGCGCAGGCGCGCCGCGCATTGCT encodes the following:
- a CDS encoding (2Fe-2S)-binding protein, which gives rise to MQVQFTVNGRAASVDVPPNTLLVHALREHLQLTGTHVGCDTSQCGACTVHVNGRAVKSCAMLAVQAQGADVQTIEGLAAPDGTMHPMQAAFKECHGLQCGFCTPGMVMSAVDLCKNHPSASEGEIRELLEGNICRCTGYQNIVRAVQQGQKAMAASA